AAAACAAAGCAGATGATCTTGCTTATAGTGTGAGTAAATCTCTGAAAGAGCATGGAGATAAACTACCAAATGATCTCAAATCAAGACTCGAACAACTTGTCAATGATTTGAGAGATGCAATAAACAAAGACGATATAACAAAAGTAAAAATGCTGTTCGATGATCTACAAAGAGAGAGTATGAAGATAGGTCAATATCTGTATGAAAATGTCAGAAAAGAACAATCGAGTTCACAATAAAAATTTTTGAAAGGAGGGGTCTTCATGTTGTTGGAAAGGCGTGAGGATTTCATGAAACCATTCAGAGAACTTCAACGTGAAATCGACAGACTCTTTGAAGACTTCTTCACTCCTATGACTCGCAGAAGTACAGTTTACTCGTATTTACCAGATATCGATGTTTACGAAACCGACGACTCGGTAGTAGTCGAAGTTGAAGTTCCAGGAATGGACAAAAAAGACTTTGAAGTAAAGGTTGAAGACGGTATCTTGAGAATCACCGGAGAAAAGAAGCTCGAGCGCGAAAAGGAAAACAGAAACTACAAAATTGTTGAAAGATGCTACGGAAAATTTGAAAGATCCTTGTCTTTGCCCGATTATGTCGATGCAGATAAAATCAAAGCAAAATACGAAAATGGTGTCTTGACAATATCTTTGCCCAAACGCGAAGAGAAAAAGGCTAAAGTAGTAGATGTGAAAATCGAGTAAAAGATGGGGCGGGCAACCGCCCCATTAATTTAGGAGGTGACATGATGCTGGACTTCAAAGACTACACAGAAAGTGCGCAGAGGGTTCTCACTTCTGTTCAAGATATCTTGAACAGATTTTCACAGAATCAAATGTCATCTGAGCATATATTGCTTGCAATTCTTGAAGATGGTGACAATGCAGCTGTAGATATCTTGAGAAAGATTGGTGTGAACATAGATGCTCTGAAAGATGAAACATCGTCTTTTGTGGCAAGGTATGGAA
The DNA window shown above is from Thermotoga profunda AZM34c06 and carries:
- a CDS encoding Hsp20/alpha crystallin family protein, giving the protein MLLERREDFMKPFRELQREIDRLFEDFFTPMTRRSTVYSYLPDIDVYETDDSVVVEVEVPGMDKKDFEVKVEDGILRITGEKKLEREKENRNYKIVERCYGKFERSLSLPDYVDADKIKAKYENGVLTISLPKREEKKAKVVDVKIE